The following proteins are encoded in a genomic region of Gouania willdenowi chromosome 6, fGouWil2.1, whole genome shotgun sequence:
- the plekha5 gene encoding pleckstrin homology domain-containing family A member 5 isoform X10: MAADPQPDWLSCLPSSWTYAVSQDGRIFFINEEAKSTTWLHPVTGEAAVTGHRKTPDLPTGWEEGYTFEGARCFIKCADRQDICRQVVQEMKRPKVHCTQ, encoded by the exons ATGGCGGCGGATCCTCAGCCGGACTGGCTCTCCTGCCTTCCCTCTTCTTGGACTTACGCGGTGTCTCAGGATGGACGCATATTCTTCATCAA CGAAGAAGCAAAGAGTACAACCTGGTTACATCCTGTTACTGGAGAGGCTGCAGTTACTGGACACAGAAAAACTCCAG ATTTACCCACAGGATGGGAGGAAGGATACACGTTCGAGGGAGCGCGCTGCTTCATCAA ATGTGCAGACAGACAGGACATATGCAGACAGGTGGTGCAGGAAATGAAGAGACCCAAGGTGCACTGCACACAATAA